ATGCCAAATTTATACCGAATCAACCGTTTGAAATAAGGTTCCGAATGACTTATTTATCCGCCTATCTTGAAAAAATTCCAAAAACCGAACAAAACAGCGGAGCAATCTCCTTTTTAGCAGCGCTCGATCATTTGGAAACCCACTCGCCCGCAGTGGCTGCCTCCATAAAAAAGGAACTTGAAGACCAAAGGACCCACCTCAAGCTGATCGCTTCAGAAAACTACTCTTCCCTGGCAGTGCAACAAGCAATGGGCAACTTTCTTACAGATAAATACGCCGAAGGCTATGTTAACCATCGTTTTTACGCAGGATGCGAAAATGTCGACAGCGTAGAAGAGCAAGCGCAGGAAAAATTAAAAAAAATATTCAATTGTGATTGCGCCTACGTTCAACCTCACTCAGGAGCCGATGCAAACTTGGTTGCTTTTTGGTCCATCCTCGTCCACAAAGTGCAAAATAAAGAGATTGAAAGATTAGGAAAAAAAACACTCGACGAGCTGACGCCTGAAGAATATGAGCAAGCACGCCAGCTGATGATGAACCAAAAAATGTTGGGAATGTCTCTGAACGCCGGAGGCCATTTAACACATGGGTACATCCATAATGTTTCTTCCAAAATGATGCAAGCCCACACTTATGATGTTGATCCTGATACGGAATTGCTAGACTATCAAAAGCTTGCACAGCAAGCTAAAGAGGTGCGCCCTGTCATCCTCCTAGCCGGTTATTCTGCCTATCCCAGGCTGTTGAATTTCGCAAAGCTGCGTGAAATTGCAGATAGCATCGGATCCACACTCATGGTCGATATGGCTCATTTTGCAGGACTTGTAGCCGGCAAACAGCTGAAAGGCGAATATGATCCTGTCCCTTACGCTGATCTCATCACTTCCACAACGCATAAAACGTTGCGCGGCCCTCGAGGCGGATTAATCCTGTGTAAAAAAGAGTATGAAGAAGTGATCCGCAAAGGGTGTCCCCTTGTGCTTGGAGGTCCGCTGCCTCACGTGATGGCAGCCAAGGCTGTCGCTTTTAACGAAGCTAACACCCCTGAATTTCAAGCCTATGCAAAGCAAGTGATCGACAATGCGCGTGCTATGGCAAACGCTCTGCAGTCCAGAGGAGTCCGCCTGGTCACTGGAGGAACGGAAAACCATTTGGTCATTGTCGATCTCTCTTCTTTCGGCCTTACCGGACGCCATGCAGAAACAGCCTTACGTCGAGCAGGCATTACCATCAACCGCAATGCGATCCCTTTTGATAAAAACGGCCCTTGGTACACAACCGGTATCCGGTTGGGCACTCCTGCATTGACTACCTTGGGAATGAAAGAAAGCGAAATGAAGGAAATTTCTAATCTCATTGTCGACATCTTGGAAAACACCCGTCCGTCAACAGTGGAAAAAACGGGCGCACTTTCAAAAGCAAAAAGTGAGACCGATCCTAAAGTTTTTGATCGTGTGCGCTCCAAAGTTTCCGATCTCTTGAAAGGGCACCCTCTGTATCCGGAAATTGTCCTGGAAAAATCGTGATCAACTTCAACCCGTGATTGCGTCAAAAATCGATTCTTGAAATTGATTCGGTATAATTCTTGAAAAAAGGACAATAAAGGAACATAATTAAGATCAAAAGGAGACTGCTATGGCTAAATCAGATTTGAATGGAGAGCATTATTTGAAAATCGACGACCTGATCGATATAGAAATTTTAGAGGCACGCCGCCTCTTTTTATCGA
This genomic window from Waddlia chondrophila WSU 86-1044 contains:
- a CDS encoding glycine hydroxymethyltransferase gives rise to the protein MTYLSAYLEKIPKTEQNSGAISFLAALDHLETHSPAVAASIKKELEDQRTHLKLIASENYSSLAVQQAMGNFLTDKYAEGYVNHRFYAGCENVDSVEEQAQEKLKKIFNCDCAYVQPHSGADANLVAFWSILVHKVQNKEIERLGKKTLDELTPEEYEQARQLMMNQKMLGMSLNAGGHLTHGYIHNVSSKMMQAHTYDVDPDTELLDYQKLAQQAKEVRPVILLAGYSAYPRLLNFAKLREIADSIGSTLMVDMAHFAGLVAGKQLKGEYDPVPYADLITSTTHKTLRGPRGGLILCKKEYEEVIRKGCPLVLGGPLPHVMAAKAVAFNEANTPEFQAYAKQVIDNARAMANALQSRGVRLVTGGTENHLVIVDLSSFGLTGRHAETALRRAGITINRNAIPFDKNGPWYTTGIRLGTPALTTLGMKESEMKEISNLIVDILENTRPSTVEKTGALSKAKSETDPKVFDRVRSKVSDLLKGHPLYPEIVLEKS